Part of the bacterium genome, GATCTATTCCTAAGATCACCATTTACGATTCACAATTTACGATTCACAATTTGGCTTGGTGCCTTTGTGCCTTATCCGCCACCGCAAGTAAATCCATATAGGCGGATCCGCCTGTGGCGGAGTGGCTGGTATAAATTTATTTATCCAGTTTGGCCATCACATCGGCCGGGATGTCGAAGTTGCTGTAGACCTTCTGGGTGTCGTCGAACTCTTCAATGGCGTCCATCAGCTTGAGCATGGTGGTAGCCTGGCTGAAGTCAAGCTGGACAGTGTTCTGCGGGATCTTGGTGATCTCGGCCGAAAGGGTGGGGATC contains:
- a CDS encoding YebC/PmpR family DNA-binding transcriptional regulator, yielding LDAGADDVTPEDGTFEVLSTPAAFEAVKKALEDKKIPTLSAEITKIPQNTVQLDFSQATTMLKLMDAIEEFDDTQKVYSNFDIPADVMAKLDK